One segment of Apus apus isolate bApuApu2 chromosome 1, bApuApu2.pri.cur, whole genome shotgun sequence DNA contains the following:
- the PARP12 gene encoding protein mono-ADP-ribosyltransferase PARP12, giving the protein MACGARVQRELCASGGCLERDELQRRLRGLTAEELSRVLRDGQRFTLVRRPGEAGAAAGLVPVVVAASPLRLCQQYGAGCEGRCGRLHLCKYYLKGLCRNQQARKGCRFSHDFYSSHNVSVLQPYGLENFNSDELRQLLLQNDTSLLPEVCLYYNKGDGHYGSCTYKKICTKLHICQYFLQGQCRFGSNCKRSHDLLNSECYEKLEKQGMSSNIIGKLPSIYRNMYDIKNGNGNMDDIENANKSSPCKERKHSSSQESSTTNGDELEQICLYHLHSSCGFKDKCIRSHFHLPYRWQILEGDTWKDLKNMEEIEKAYCDPNNTRFSNGVTESGSVLPHICFKRMLCGFAKVRRLSTASSVTKPPHFILTTEWIWYWKDECDLWQEYGKQDNFHAAATVSSDDLEKAYTAKGSSKLNFKAGRHEYELSFGDMFQKNLRYRTERPICRRPKFVSKAEVEKSRARGFKYTEEFKGIPAHWDKSALPDVGYKLIELNGSSEEYKKVKVDFQRTMPKTVIKRICRVQNPSLWELYQWQKEQMQKSNGGKAVDERLLFHGTRRKYIDAICQQNFDWRICGVHGTVYGRGSYFARDASYSHNYCKDDFSTKTMFLARVLVGDFTLGKSSYFRPPLKDHHNFYDSCVDSSSNPSIFVIFEKQQVYPEYLINYND; this is encoded by the exons ATGGCGTGCGGCGCCCGGGTGCAGCGGGAGCTGTGCGCCAGCGGCGGCTGCCTGGAGCGGGACGAGCTGCAGCGGCGGCTGCGGGGGCTGACGGCGGAGGAGCTGTCGCGGGTGCTGCGGGACGGGCAGCGGTTCACGCTGGTGCGGCGGCCCGGCgaggcgggggcggcggcggggctggtGCCGGTGGTGGTGGCCGCCAGCCCGCTGCGGCTGTGCCAGCAGTACGGCGCGGGCTGCGAGGGCAGGTGCGGGCGGCTGCACCTCTGCAAGTACTACCTGAAAGGGCTCTGCCGCAACCAGCAGGCGAG GAAAGGATGCAGGTTTTCTCACGATTTCTACTCAAGCCACAATGTCAGCGTTTTACAACCATATGGACTTGAGAATTTTAACAGTGATGAACTCCGCCAGCTCCTGCTTCAAAATGACACTTCCCTCTTACCAGAG GTCTGCTTGTATTATAACAAAGGTGATGGACATTATGGATCTTGTACCTATAAAAAGATCTGCACCAAACTGCATATTTGCCAGTACTTTTTGCAGGGACAATGCAGATTTGGCAGCAACTGCAAGCGGTCCCATGACTTATTAAACTCAGAATGTTATGAGAAACTGGAGAAGCAGGGAATGAGCTCAAACATTATTGGGAAACTGCCATCCATTTATAGGAATATGTATGACATAAAAAATGGCAACGGGAACATGGATGACATAGAAAATGCCAACAAGTCTTCACCATGCAAAG agagaaaacacagctcTAGCCAAGAGTCCTCAACTACAAATGGTGATGAATTGGAACAGATCTGTTTGTATCATCTGCACAGTAGTTGTGGTTTTAAAG ACAAGTGTATCAGAAGTCATTTTCACTTGCCATATAGATGGCAGATCTTGGAGGGTGATACCTGGAAGGACTTGAAGAATAtggaagaaatagaaaaagcatATTGTGATCCAAATAACACCAG atttagTAACGGTGTTACTGAAAGTGGCTCTGTCTTGCCACATATCTGTTTTAAGAGAATGTTGTGTGGATTTGCAAAGGTTAGACGTCTTTCTACAGCCTCCTCTGTGACCAAGCCCCCTCATTTCATTCTTACAACAGAATGGATCTGGTACTGGAAAGATGAATGTGACCTGTGGCAGGAGTATGGAAAACAA GATAATTTtcatgctgctgccactgtctCCAGTGATGACCTGGAGAAAGCTTATACAGCCAAAGGTTCTTCAAAGCTGAACTTCAAAGCTGGAAGACATGAATATGAACTCAGTTTTGGAG ACATGTTTCAGAAGAACCTTCGCTACAGAACAGAGAGACCGATTTGCAGAAGACCTAAATTTGTCTCTAAGGCAGAGGTAGAAAAGTCAAGAGCAAG GGGCTTTAAATACACAGAAGAGTTTAAGGGCATTCCAGCTCACTGGGACAAATCTGCCCTGCCTGATGTGGGATACAAG CTGATTGAGCTCAATGGTTCTTCTGAAGAATACAAGAAAGTTAAGGTGGACTTCCAACGCACAATGCCCAAAACTGTTATTAAAAGGATTTGTAGAGTCCAGAACCCATCTCTTTGGGAACTGTATCAATG GCAGAAGGAACAAATGCAGAAGAGCAATGgtgggaaggctgtggatgaaCGACTTTTATTTCATGGGACCCGCAGAAAATACATTGATGCCATCTGTCAGCAAAACTTTGACTGGAGGATCTGTGGTGTTCATGGGACAGTCTATGGCAGAG GAAGCTATTTTGCAAGGGATGCCTCTTACTCTCACAACTACTGCAAGGACGACTTCAGCACCAAGACCATGTTTCTGGCACGGGTGCTGGTGGGGGATTTCACTCTCGGTAAATCTTCTTATTTTCGGCCGCCCTTGAAGGATCACCACAATTTCTATGACAGTTGTGTGGATAGCTCCTCAAACCCTTCTATCTTTGTCATCTttgagaagcagcaggtttATCCAGAGTATCTCATAAACTACAATGACTAA